The following proteins are encoded in a genomic region of Musa acuminata AAA Group cultivar baxijiao chromosome BXJ2-11, Cavendish_Baxijiao_AAA, whole genome shotgun sequence:
- the LOC103972159 gene encoding NAC domain-containing protein 21/22 — MSASSSLDQISLSSSNTLFFERVFRCTDRMGLRDIESTLPPGFRFYPSDEELVCHYLYQKVTDGFRTSEGTMVEVDLHTCEPWELPDVAKLSANEWYFFSFRDRKYATGSRTNRATKSGYWKATGKDRTICDPRTQAMVGMRKTLVFYRGRAPNGVKSGWVMHEFRLETPHSPSKDWVLCRVFHKRKGDSEHDEAGSSSLVYQPTMPDACHDQQLGSSLSAALLQQDDTSPNPFLMNMALLQCNLLDLPEEMMGSAPMAGMSSGCEDEFGCLSELGLEHSIGEEGMVRWEG; from the exons ATGTCCGCATCCTCAAGCCTGGATCAGATCTCTTTGAGCAGCTCAAACACCCTATTCTTCGAGAGAGTGTTCAGGTGTACGGATAGAATGGGATTGAGAGACATAGAATCTACGCTGCCACCGGGGTTCAGGTTCTACCCGAGCGATGAAGAGTTGGTCTGCCATTACCTCTACCAGAAGGTGACCGATGGATTTAGAACCTCGGAGGGGACGATGGTAGAGGTGGATTTGCACACTTGTGAACCATGGGAGCTTCCAG ATGTGGCCAAACTGAGTGCCAacgagtggtacttcttcagctTTCGTGACCGCAAATACGCTACGGGATCGCGAACAAACCGAGCAACCAAATCTGGCTACTGGAAAGCCACCGGGAAGGATAGGACGATCTGTGATCCAAGGACACAGGCAATGGTTGGGATGAGGAAGACGCTGGTGTTCTATCGAGGTAGAGCTCCGAATGGAGTGAAGAGCGGCTGGGTCATGCACGAGTTCCGATTGGAGACCCCCCATTCACCTTCCAAG GACTGGGTTCTGTGTAGAGTCTTTCACAAAAGGAAGGGGGACTCGGAGCATGACGAAGCTGGTTCTTCTTCTCTCGTGTACCAGCCGACGATGCCTGATGCGTGCCATGACCAGCAGCTGGGCTCGTCACTCTCCGCTGCTCTCCTACAGCAGGATGACACCAGCCCAAACCCCTTCCTGATGAACATGGCACTGCTGCAGTGCAACCTTCTTGACCTCCCAGAGGAGATGATGGGGAGCGCACCGATGGCGGGGATGAGCTCAGGGTGTGAAGATGAGTTCGGATGCTTGTCGGAATTGGGATTGGAGCACAGCATTGGGGAGGAAGGCATGGTAAGGTGGGAGGGGTAG
- the LOC135626812 gene encoding large ribosomal subunit protein uL22-like translates to MVKYSREPSNPTKSAKAMGHDLRVHFKNTRETAHAIRKLPLSKAKRYLEDVIAHKQAIPFRRFCGGVGRTAQAKGRHPNGQGRWPAKSARFILDLLKGAESNAEVKGLDVDALFISHIQVNQAPKQRRRTYRAHGRINPYMSSPCHIELILSEKEEPVKKEPETQIAPSKPKKA, encoded by the exons ATG GTGAAGTATTCGAGAGAGCCTTCTAACCCTACCAAGT CTGCCAAGGCCATGGGTCATGACTTGAGGGTTCACTTTAAG AATACTCGTGAGACAGCTCATGCGATTAGAAAGCTACCCTTGTCAAAGGCCAAAAGGTACCTTGAAGATGTAATAGCTCACAAGCAGGCTATTCCCTTTCGGAGGTTTTGTGGTGGTGTAGGACGTACAGCTCAAGCTAAGGGCCGGCACCCAAATGGGCAGGGCCGGTGGCCTGCGAAATCAGCCAGGTTCATTTTGGATCTTCTCAAGGGCGCCGAAAGCAATGCTGAG GTGAAAGGTTTGGATGTTGATGCTCTCTTCATATCACACATCCAAGTGAACCAAGCACCAAAGCAGAGGCGCAGGACTTACCGTGCCCATGGTCGAATCAACC CTTATATGTCCTCCCCGTGTCACATTGAACTGATCTTGTCAGAAAAGGAAGAGCCTGTCAAGAAAGAG CCGGAGACCCAGATTGCTCCCAGTAAGCCCAAGAAAGCTTGA